The following coding sequences are from one Acidobacteriota bacterium window:
- a CDS encoding PD40 domain-containing protein: MLTGGPEIPGERVIETIPAAGGTPVVFAGEGNTNWNPVWSPDGTHLYFASDRRGNMAFYRAEINLITGLPLTEAQLVPTPGRYNRHIAFSADGRRMAYVQTSNRSNIKRLDLNPETGKAIAGPSWVTRGDFEFSNIDISPDGKRIYARLIRKSQDDIVAVAADTGNIQDLTNDLPFDRYPRVSPDGSRVIFVSDRSGTYQLWIMSSDGTGLRQLTPDSDGTASIPSWSPDGKRITYDNERTTFLAELNDSFEMVNVTPLPLTENGGWFRVWSWSPDGKYLGGNFDSAHGPGMGYYDIAARKYHRVIDFPAFPSWLSDSRRMIFIRDRKPVMADITTGEVREVFPEIAEDIRNIKVSSDGRTVFYSTHENESDIWMLDLADE, translated from the coding sequence TTGCTTACTGGCGGACCGGAGATTCCGGGCGAACGGGTCATCGAAACGATACCCGCGGCAGGCGGAACCCCCGTGGTCTTCGCCGGCGAAGGTAACACCAATTGGAACCCGGTTTGGTCGCCGGACGGCACACATCTCTATTTCGCAAGCGATCGCCGCGGGAATATGGCCTTTTACCGGGCCGAGATCAATTTGATCACGGGTCTTCCGCTGACCGAGGCCCAACTTGTCCCGACACCGGGCCGATACAACCGCCATATCGCATTCTCGGCGGATGGCAGGCGGATGGCGTATGTTCAGACCTCCAATCGGTCTAACATCAAGCGGCTTGACCTTAATCCGGAAACCGGCAAGGCGATCGCCGGCCCTTCATGGGTGACGCGGGGTGACTTTGAATTCTCCAATATCGATATCTCGCCTGACGGTAAACGCATATACGCCCGGCTCATCAGAAAATCGCAAGACGATATTGTGGCTGTCGCGGCCGATACCGGAAACATTCAGGACCTTACAAACGACCTGCCTTTCGATCGCTACCCGCGTGTCTCTCCCGATGGCTCCCGCGTGATCTTTGTTTCCGACAGGTCCGGCACCTATCAGCTTTGGATCATGAGTTCGGACGGCACCGGGCTGCGGCAGTTGACGCCCGATTCCGATGGGACCGCGTCGATCCCTTCCTGGTCACCGGACGGAAAAAGGATCACCTACGATAACGAACGCACCACGTTCCTAGCAGAACTCAACGATTCGTTTGAGATGGTCAACGTGACGCCGCTTCCGCTAACCGAGAACGGCGGATGGTTCCGCGTTTGGTCGTGGTCGCCGGATGGAAAATACCTTGGCGGAAATTTCGATTCCGCCCACGGGCCCGGCATGGGCTACTACGATATCGCGGCACGAAAATATCACCGGGTTATTGACTTCCCCGCCTTTCCGAGTTGGCTCAGCGATTCTCGGAGAATGATCTTCATCCGCGACCGGAAACCCGTCATGGCCGACATTACGACTGGTGAGGTTCGTGAAGTATTTCCCGAGATCGCCGAGGACATACGTAACATCAAAGTGAGCAGCGATGGACGGACCGTTTTTTACTCGACCCACGAGAACGAATCCGACATTTGGATGCTGGACCTCGCTGATGAATGA
- a CDS encoding cysteine--tRNA ligase, whose product MLRFFNTLTRQVEEFHPIEDGKVRMYICGPTVWNFAHIGNFRTFIFGDVLRRYLKFKGYEVTHVFNLTDIDDRIIKEAKARNISIDEFTAPYIQYFWEDFDALGMERPEVTPRATHHIAEMIDIIARLIENGKAYESDGSIYYRISAFPEYGKLSKINFSGNIHGASERIDTDKYDKEDARDFALWKLVGEDEEPGWAAPFGRGRPGWHIECSAMSMKYLGETFDLHAGGQDLQFPHHENEIAQSEGATGKPFSHYWIHSEFLKIDDVTMSKSKGNFFTFRDLKEQGYSPLGIRYMLLSVPYRKQLNFTFEGLQGAEATVERLRNFRSLVHDAKVRDGSNPAIAEQIKAQLAEFEAAMDDDLNTAVALAAIHNLVREVNTALAAEQLLCDDRISVLEAIKKFDSVFGIFGEETTELLDADIEALIEERQCARRDRDFARSDEIRDELAAKGIILEDTKDGVRWKRK is encoded by the coding sequence ATGCTTAGATTTTTCAACACATTAACGCGGCAGGTCGAGGAGTTTCACCCGATCGAGGACGGTAAGGTCAGGATGTATATCTGCGGCCCGACCGTCTGGAATTTCGCACATATCGGCAACTTCCGAACGTTCATTTTCGGGGATGTCCTGCGGCGTTACCTTAAGTTCAAGGGCTACGAGGTGACGCACGTTTTTAACCTAACGGACATCGACGACCGCATCATCAAAGAGGCGAAGGCCCGCAACATTTCGATCGACGAATTTACTGCGCCGTACATTCAGTACTTTTGGGAAGACTTCGACGCCCTCGGGATGGAACGCCCGGAGGTTACGCCGCGTGCGACGCATCACATTGCGGAGATGATCGACATCATCGCCCGGCTGATCGAGAACGGCAAAGCATACGAATCCGACGGCTCGATCTATTACCGGATCTCGGCCTTTCCGGAATATGGAAAGCTCTCAAAGATCAATTTTTCTGGGAACATCCACGGAGCGAGCGAACGGATAGACACCGACAAATACGACAAAGAGGACGCTCGCGATTTTGCACTCTGGAAGCTGGTCGGCGAGGACGAAGAGCCGGGTTGGGCAGCTCCCTTTGGACGCGGGCGGCCGGGCTGGCACATCGAGTGCTCGGCGATGTCGATGAAATATCTCGGCGAAACGTTCGACCTTCACGCCGGCGGCCAGGACCTTCAGTTCCCGCACCACGAGAACGAGATCGCCCAAAGCGAAGGTGCGACCGGCAAGCCCTTCTCGCATTACTGGATACACAGCGAGTTCCTGAAGATCGACGACGTTACGATGTCCAAATCGAAGGGCAATTTCTTCACCTTTCGAGATCTGAAAGAACAGGGTTATTCGCCGCTCGGAATCCGGTACATGCTGCTATCGGTTCCCTATCGCAAGCAGTTGAACTTCACATTTGAAGGCCTGCAGGGAGCAGAGGCAACGGTCGAGCGGCTTCGAAATTTCCGCTCGCTTGTCCACGATGCAAAGGTCCGCGATGGCTCCAATCCGGCGATCGCAGAACAGATCAAAGCTCAACTCGCCGAGTTTGAGGCCGCGATGGACGACGACCTAAACACCGCCGTCGCTCTCGCAGCGATCCATAATCTCGTCCGAGAGGTGAACACGGCTCTTGCCGCCGAACAGCTTCTTTGCGACGACCGAATCTCGGTCCTCGAAGCGATCAAGAAATTCGATTCGGTCTTTGGAATTTTTGGCGAAGAAACGACCGAATTGCTCGATGCCGACATCGAAGCCTTAATAGAAGAACGCCAGTGCGCCCGCAGGGACCGCGACTTCGCCCGCTCTGACGAGATCCGCGACGAACTCGCCGCGAAAGGGATCATTCTTGAAGATACAAAAGACGGGGTTCGGTGGAAACGGAAATGA
- a CDS encoding cysteine dioxygenase family protein yields MNRVSISNLISGLREIPDEEFVCETVYDYLSANPIDTDTIDRYIFWSERFYTRNLIYKDDRFEMMAICWERGQVSQVHNHSEQRCWMTVPIGRLKGQNFAVEAMDEAAGICKLRETDTFELAECLTAKVELEEPIHQILNLAEFDERAVSVHIYSKPFETCLSYCRDTDTFKTVKLAYSSIDGELCSGVSL; encoded by the coding sequence ATGAATCGAGTATCTATCAGCAACCTCATTTCCGGTCTTCGCGAGATCCCTGACGAGGAGTTCGTCTGCGAGACCGTTTACGACTACCTTTCCGCGAATCCGATCGACACGGATACCATCGACAGATACATTTTCTGGAGCGAGAGGTTCTACACCCGCAACCTGATCTATAAGGACGACCGGTTCGAGATGATGGCCATCTGCTGGGAACGCGGGCAGGTCTCGCAGGTGCATAACCACTCAGAGCAGCGATGCTGGATGACGGTCCCGATCGGCCGGCTTAAAGGGCAAAACTTTGCGGTCGAGGCGATGGACGAAGCCGCCGGGATCTGCAAACTTCGCGAGACGGATACATTCGAGCTTGCCGAATGTCTCACGGCCAAAGTCGAGCTCGAAGAGCCGATCCACCAGATACTAAACCTTGCCGAATTCGACGAACGTGCCGTCAGCGTACACATCTACTCAAAGCCCTTCGAGACCTGCCTCTCATATTGTCGCGACACCGACACATTTAAGACCGTAAAGCTCGCCTATTCGAGTATCGACGGCGAGCTCTGCAGCGGGGTAAGTTTATAA
- a CDS encoding thioredoxin family protein produces MMLRAPFIAILVLILLAGGVAAQNPTKWILDSPVKGKAIKAGEEFEVKVTAAIEPGWYLYGLDQPEGGPIATSVTLPESDPYELIGTVGFPPPKTKEDQNFIVDGKPLLTKYYENSVEFTARLKATQDLSADAIAIDVRFQLCDDRVCLPPRTKRVSFAGEADVRGGVVVSATPDVVAETTTAENQSGEIDSTQQTPTDLWPFVWLAMTLGALSLLTPCVFPMIPITVSYFTNHASGSRAKAVRLATIYSLGIIATFTLLGMLLAIFVGAAGINLFAANPWINILIAGIFLFFAFNLFGAYEITIPSGILTRLDGLTRSSEGEGSGVIGALLMGLTFTLTSFTCTSPFVGTILVAASQGDWQMPLLGMLAFSTVFALPFFILALVPQWASSLPRAGGWMNSVKVSMGFLEVAAAMKFISNVDVVWKWGFFTREVVLAVWVAIGVTLTIYLLGKFQLSHDSKPERIGAFRLASAVISLAISFYLLTGLFGARLGELEAFLPPDISGNPTRSLLGGTSGDERLQWIKNDYEGALAKAKAENKRLFVDFTGYTCTNCRWMEANVFPKAEVEAEFRNMVLASLYTDGSGEIYEKQQMFQESRFKTVALPFYAILDGDGKVLATYAGLTRNVPEFVDFLKKGQQ; encoded by the coding sequence ATGATGCTGAGAGCACCATTCATTGCAATTCTCGTCCTTATTCTGCTGGCCGGCGGCGTGGCTGCCCAGAACCCTACGAAATGGATCCTCGATTCGCCCGTTAAAGGCAAGGCGATCAAAGCCGGCGAGGAGTTCGAAGTAAAGGTAACGGCCGCGATCGAGCCCGGATGGTATCTTTACGGGCTTGATCAGCCGGAAGGCGGGCCGATAGCGACTAGCGTTACCTTGCCCGAATCGGACCCGTATGAACTCATCGGCACGGTCGGCTTTCCGCCGCCAAAGACGAAAGAGGACCAGAACTTTATCGTTGACGGCAAGCCGCTGCTGACAAAGTATTACGAAAACTCGGTCGAATTTACCGCCAGGCTGAAAGCAACACAGGACTTATCGGCCGACGCGATCGCTATCGACGTGCGATTTCAGCTCTGCGATGATCGCGTTTGTCTGCCTCCGAGAACGAAGCGAGTTAGCTTTGCCGGCGAGGCGGATGTTCGCGGCGGTGTTGTCGTCTCGGCAACCCCCGACGTTGTTGCAGAAACCACAACAGCTGAAAACCAGTCCGGCGAAATCGACTCGACCCAGCAAACTCCAACCGATCTCTGGCCATTCGTTTGGCTTGCGATGACGCTCGGGGCACTCTCGCTGCTGACGCCATGCGTTTTCCCGATGATCCCGATCACGGTCTCGTATTTTACGAACCACGCATCAGGCAGCCGTGCGAAAGCGGTCAGGTTGGCAACGATCTACTCGCTGGGGATAATTGCGACGTTTACCTTGCTCGGGATGCTGCTGGCGATATTCGTCGGTGCTGCGGGTATAAACCTTTTCGCCGCCAATCCCTGGATAAATATCCTCATAGCCGGCATTTTCCTCTTCTTTGCCTTCAACCTTTTCGGTGCATACGAGATCACAATTCCGAGCGGCATTTTGACGCGGCTCGATGGCCTAACTCGATCGTCCGAGGGCGAGGGAAGCGGTGTGATCGGTGCCTTGTTAATGGGCTTAACGTTTACGCTGACCTCTTTCACTTGCACTTCGCCATTCGTCGGCACGATACTCGTCGCAGCGTCTCAGGGCGATTGGCAAATGCCGCTGCTCGGCATGCTTGCTTTCTCGACCGTCTTCGCGTTGCCGTTCTTCATTCTTGCCCTCGTGCCGCAGTGGGCATCGAGCCTTCCGCGGGCCGGCGGTTGGATGAATTCGGTCAAGGTCTCGATGGGATTCCTCGAGGTCGCGGCGGCGATGAAATTCATCTCCAACGTCGACGTCGTTTGGAAATGGGGCTTTTTTACCCGCGAGGTCGTATTGGCGGTCTGGGTCGCTATTGGCGTGACGCTCACGATCTATCTCCTTGGCAAATTCCAGCTTTCGCACGATTCCAAACCTGAGCGGATCGGCGCATTCCGTCTCGCTTCGGCGGTCATCAGCCTCGCTATCAGCTTCTATTTATTGACCGGATTATTCGGTGCGAGGCTCGGCGAGCTCGAAGCATTTCTCCCGCCGGACATCAGCGGAAACCCGACTCGGTCGCTGCTCGGCGGAACTAGCGGCGATGAACGGCTGCAATGGATAAAGAACGATTACGAAGGAGCCCTCGCTAAAGCCAAGGCTGAAAATAAGCGGCTTTTTGTTGATTTCACCGGTTATACCTGCACCAACTGCCGATGGATGGAGGCGAACGTTTTCCCGAAGGCCGAGGTCGAGGCCGAGTTCAGGAACATGGTGCTCGCCTCGCTCTATACCGACGGCTCGGGCGAAATTTACGAAAAGCAGCAGATGTTTCAGGAAAGCAGGTTCAAGACTGTCGCTTTGCCCTTTTACGCGATACTCGACGGCGACGGCAAAGTGCTGGCGACATATGCGGGGCTGACGAGAAACGTTCCCGAGTTCGTTGACTTTTTGAAGAAAGGTCAACAATAA
- the pdhA gene encoding pyruvate dehydrogenase (acetyl-transferring) E1 component subunit alpha: MLYQMVLGRIFEEKAAEVYRMGKIGGFCHLYIGQEAIAIGSMMALEPSDKVITSYRDHVQAMVKGITPEAVMAELYGKEGGCVGGKGGSMHMFSKEHEFYGGHGIVGGQIGVGTGMAYAAKYKESGQVTLCFFGEAAVNQGIFHESLNMAQLWRLPIIYICENNQYGMGTSQERAMSSRNIAKKAESYEMANEFVDGMDVMAVRDAALRAIKRAREESLPTLLEVRSYRYMGHSMSDPGNYRTREEIAKYQERDPIALFQDSLKTAKVFTDKDFEAIKQEAIEATKKAIEFAEESPYPSESELLSDVYA; the protein is encoded by the coding sequence ATGCTCTACCAGATGGTTCTTGGCCGGATCTTTGAGGAAAAGGCAGCCGAGGTTTATCGAATGGGTAAGATCGGCGGCTTTTGTCACCTTTACATCGGCCAGGAAGCGATCGCGATCGGTTCGATGATGGCCCTTGAGCCGAGCGACAAGGTCATCACGTCTTATCGCGACCACGTCCAGGCGATGGTCAAGGGCATTACGCCCGAGGCCGTTATGGCCGAGCTTTACGGCAAAGAAGGCGGCTGCGTCGGCGGCAAAGGCGGCTCGATGCATATGTTCTCTAAGGAGCATGAGTTCTACGGCGGGCATGGCATTGTCGGCGGGCAGATCGGTGTGGGAACCGGGATGGCTTACGCGGCTAAATATAAGGAAAGCGGCCAGGTTACACTTTGCTTCTTCGGCGAAGCAGCCGTGAACCAGGGCATTTTTCACGAATCGCTAAACATGGCTCAACTCTGGAGGCTGCCGATAATTTACATTTGCGAGAACAACCAGTACGGAATGGGAACCTCGCAGGAGCGGGCTATGAGTTCGCGCAACATCGCCAAAAAGGCGGAAAGCTACGAGATGGCGAATGAGTTCGTCGATGGTATGGACGTGATGGCCGTCCGCGATGCGGCATTGCGTGCGATCAAGCGTGCCCGCGAGGAATCGCTGCCGACGCTGCTTGAGGTCCGGTCATATCGCTACATGGGCCACTCAATGTCCGACCCGGGAAACTATCGGACCCGCGAGGAGATCGCAAAATATCAGGAACGCGACCCGATCGCACTCTTCCAGGACAGCCTGAAGACCGCGAAAGTGTTTACCGATAAGGACTTCGAGGCGATCAAGCAAGAAGCGATAGAGGCTACGAAAAAGGCGATCGAATTTGCGGAGGAAAGCCCGTATCCGAGCGAGAGCGAGCTTCTGTCAGATGTTTACGCATAG
- a CDS encoding type II toxin-antitoxin system RelE/ParE family toxin — protein sequence MEYGLLFGNRALKDLRKLDKRSSKRIIDKIEALTNDLSGDVKKLTDHSPQYRLRVGDFRVLFDLDENTICIQRVMNRRESY from the coding sequence ATGGAATACGGTCTTCTTTTTGGAAATCGGGCGTTGAAAGATTTGCGTAAACTCGACAAGCGATCGAGCAAACGCATCATCGACAAGATCGAGGCGTTAACAAATGACCTAAGTGGAGATGTAAAGAAATTGACTGATCATTCCCCTCAATACCGGCTGAGGGTTGGTGATTTCAGAGTGCTGTTTGACCTTGACGAGAATACGATATGTATTCAACGAGTTATGAACAGGCGCGAATCTTATTAA
- a CDS encoding type II toxin-antitoxin system Phd/YefM family antitoxin yields MTTIELHPEFLTAKGKRQFAVIPYEEFVALQEWIEDAQDLIALRIAREENKDQPSFTIEEVKKELGID; encoded by the coding sequence ATGACAACGATCGAACTACATCCCGAATTTTTGACCGCAAAAGGTAAGCGGCAGTTCGCGGTTATCCCTTATGAGGAATTCGTTGCTCTGCAGGAATGGATCGAAGATGCTCAGGACTTGATCGCCCTGCGGATCGCGAGAGAAGAGAATAAAGACCAACCGTCATTCACGATCGAGGAAGTAAAAAAGGAGCTGGGAATTGACTAG
- a CDS encoding pyruvate dehydrogenase complex E1 component subunit beta translates to MAVLTIRDALNQALREELTRDENVFIIGEEVAEYDGAYKVTRGLWKEFGDKRVVDTPITELGFAGLGVGAAMAGLRPVIEFMTFNFSILASDQIINHAAKMLYMSGGEFKVPIVFRGPNGSAYQVSSQHSQALEAMYANFPGLKVVMPSTAADAKGLLKSSIRDDNPVIFMEQERMYGMKSEVPEDEDFTIPLGVADVKREGTDCTIVARSMTVPMALEAAEKVQQEFDVSVEVIDPRTIKPLDIDSIIASIKKTNRLVIAEESHSFASVGAEIAYQVMDQAFDHLDAPIKRVSTVEAPMPYAKNLEAAALPSVDKIVAAVKEVCYL, encoded by the coding sequence ATGGCAGTTTTGACTATTCGCGATGCACTAAACCAAGCATTGCGTGAAGAACTCACTAGAGACGAGAATGTCTTCATAATAGGCGAAGAGGTCGCCGAGTATGACGGCGCCTATAAGGTTACCCGCGGGCTCTGGAAAGAGTTTGGCGATAAGCGTGTCGTTGATACGCCAATCACTGAGCTTGGCTTTGCCGGCCTCGGAGTAGGTGCGGCGATGGCTGGCCTGCGGCCGGTGATCGAGTTCATGACGTTCAACTTTTCGATCCTCGCCTCGGACCAGATCATCAACCACGCCGCGAAGATGCTTTATATGTCCGGCGGCGAATTCAAGGTGCCGATCGTCTTCCGCGGCCCGAACGGCTCGGCCTATCAGGTCTCGTCGCAGCACTCGCAGGCTCTCGAGGCGATGTACGCCAATTTCCCCGGCCTTAAGGTCGTAATGCCTTCGACCGCAGCGGATGCAAAGGGCTTGCTGAAGTCCTCTATCCGCGACGATAACCCCGTTATCTTCATGGAACAGGAGCGGATGTACGGGATGAAAAGCGAAGTGCCCGAGGACGAGGATTTCACGATCCCGCTCGGCGTGGCCGACGTTAAACGCGAGGGCACGGACTGCACCATCGTCGCCCGCTCGATGACCGTCCCGATGGCTCTTGAAGCTGCCGAGAAGGTTCAACAGGAATTTGACGTTTCCGTGGAGGTGATCGATCCGCGGACCATTAAGCCGCTCGATATTGACAGCATTATTGCGTCGATCAAGAAGACGAACCGGCTCGTCATCGCCGAAGAGTCGCACTCGTTCGCGTCCGTTGGTGCGGAGATCGCCTATCAGGTTATGGACCAGGCCTTCGACCATCTTGACGCTCCAATTAAGCGCGTCTCGACGGTCGAGGCCCCAATGCCGTATGCAAAAAACCTCGAAGCAGCCGCACTGCCGAGCGTTGATAAGATCGTCGCGGCGGTTAAGGAAGTTTGTTATTTGTGA
- a CDS encoding pyruvate dehydrogenase complex dihydrolipoamide acetyltransferase, producing the protein MAEKFLMPKLSPTMEEGQIARWVINEGDAFAANDTLAEVDTDKATMEMTALSGGTLLKILKPAGDTAALGEAIAIIGQKGEDISALLDEVSKNGSSKTTAEKPEAVSEPEAATGGKAAEPAEEVRKEAPAQASQSKAATDSGNGRMIVSPIAARMAADNGIDLRTIAGSGPNGRIIKRDIEEALAGGGAKKDASATKVFTPSTIVGASAFSDEPTSKMRQVIATRLAESIGPIPTFYLTVEIEMDSVLATRKQMNATLEDDAKISVNDIIVKAAAMALLRHPFVNASYQDKSIRFYEQADIGIAVAIDEGLITPVVRGANLKGLAEISAEIRDLAAKAKAKKLQPEEYTGATFSISNLGMMGIKEFTAIINPPEAAIIAVGASTSTPVVRDGEVTVRNIMHVTMSCDHRVVDGATGAKFLQTFKQMLESPAMMLL; encoded by the coding sequence ATGGCTGAAAAATTTTTAATGCCGAAGCTTTCGCCCACGATGGAAGAGGGCCAGATCGCCCGCTGGGTCATCAATGAGGGCGATGCTTTTGCGGCGAATGACACGCTTGCCGAGGTCGATACAGACAAGGCAACAATGGAGATGACCGCTCTCTCGGGCGGAACTCTTTTGAAGATCCTCAAGCCCGCGGGCGACACCGCCGCACTCGGCGAGGCGATCGCGATCATCGGCCAGAAGGGCGAGGACATCTCTGCCCTGCTCGATGAAGTTTCAAAGAACGGATCGAGCAAAACAACCGCAGAAAAACCCGAGGCAGTTTCAGAGCCCGAGGCCGCGACCGGCGGCAAAGCGGCTGAACCCGCCGAGGAAGTTCGCAAAGAAGCTCCGGCTCAGGCTTCGCAGTCAAAGGCCGCGACGGATTCCGGAAATGGCCGGATGATCGTTTCGCCGATCGCCGCTCGAATGGCCGCGGACAATGGCATTGATCTGCGGACGATCGCCGGCTCCGGTCCAAACGGACGCATCATCAAGCGCGACATCGAAGAGGCCTTGGCCGGCGGCGGAGCGAAAAAAGACGCTTCAGCAACGAAGGTATTCACGCCTTCGACCATTGTCGGAGCTTCGGCCTTCAGCGACGAACCCACCTCGAAAATGCGTCAGGTCATCGCCACGCGGCTCGCCGAGTCGATCGGCCCGATCCCGACGTTTTATCTCACGGTCGAGATCGAGATGGACAGCGTCCTCGCGACCCGCAAGCAGATGAACGCCACGCTCGAGGACGACGCGAAGATCAGCGTCAACGACATCATCGTCAAAGCCGCGGCGATGGCGTTGCTGCGGCATCCTTTCGTCAACGCGTCATATCAGGACAAGTCGATCCGATTTTATGAACAAGCCGATATCGGCATTGCCGTCGCCATCGACGAAGGACTGATAACGCCGGTCGTCCGCGGAGCAAATCTCAAGGGCCTTGCCGAGATCTCGGCGGAGATCCGAGACCTTGCCGCCAAGGCGAAGGCGAAAAAGCTGCAGCCCGAGGAATACACGGGTGCAACCTTCTCGATAAGCAACCTTGGAATGATGGGAATCAAGGAGTTCACGGCGATCATCAATCCGCCCGAGGCCGCGATCATTGCCGTGGGAGCTTCGACGTCGACGCCGGTCGTTCGCGATGGCGAGGTCACCGTCCGTAACATTATGCACGTCACGATGTCCTGCGACCATCGTGTAGTTGACGGAGCAACCGGAGCGAAGTTCCTCCAGACCTTCAAGCAAATGCTCGAATCGCCTGCAATGATGCTGTTGTAG
- a CDS encoding DMT family transporter, translated as MGTESEKPDLTPHAALLAVQAFFGSLPVIGKVVLAVVPAIALVGFRVGITALILFAVQFYRRRIWLQERSDYVRLAVLSLFGVTFNQLLFIGGLSLTKASNTSLLAVTIPIFTIIIGAAIGSEKLRWPKAIGVILAAAGVVILIDPRNASFSSETTLGDFLIILNSFSYGIYVATSKEVITRNGAFRSMMWVFIFAAAVCVPLGAWSIASVNILEIQPMIWWLVLYIAIVATAGPYLLNAFAISKVDSSVVAVYIYLQPLIGFILAVLFLSEVIDLKFVAAAALVFAGVYFATRRHKPVAFDPDKR; from the coding sequence GTGGGAACCGAGAGCGAAAAACCAGACCTTACCCCGCACGCAGCTCTTCTTGCCGTTCAAGCTTTTTTCGGTTCGCTTCCGGTGATCGGGAAGGTCGTTTTGGCGGTTGTTCCGGCTATAGCACTTGTTGGGTTTCGGGTCGGGATCACGGCTCTGATCCTATTCGCGGTTCAGTTCTATCGGCGGCGGATATGGCTGCAGGAACGGTCGGATTACGTTCGGCTCGCGGTACTAAGTCTATTTGGGGTAACATTTAATCAACTTCTTTTCATCGGCGGGCTTTCGCTTACGAAGGCCTCGAATACTTCCCTCCTCGCCGTTACTATTCCGATCTTCACCATTATTATCGGTGCGGCGATCGGCAGCGAAAAGCTTCGCTGGCCAAAGGCAATTGGCGTGATCCTTGCAGCGGCGGGTGTGGTAATTCTCATCGACCCGCGAAATGCTTCGTTTTCCTCCGAGACGACGCTGGGTGATTTCCTCATCATACTCAATTCGTTCTCGTACGGGATATATGTAGCAACGTCGAAAGAAGTGATCACCCGCAACGGCGCGTTTCGTTCGATGATGTGGGTGTTCATCTTCGCCGCTGCGGTCTGCGTTCCCCTCGGGGCTTGGTCGATCGCGTCCGTCAATATTTTAGAGATCCAGCCGATGATCTGGTGGCTGGTTCTTTACATCGCCATCGTCGCGACCGCCGGGCCTTATCTGCTAAATGCTTTTGCGATCTCAAAGGTCGATTCTTCGGTCGTTGCCGTTTACATCTATCTGCAGCCGCTGATCGGCTTCATTCTCGCTGTTCTCTTTTTGAGCGAGGTGATCGATCTGAAGTTCGTGGCGGCCGCCGCACTTGTTTTTGCGGGCGTTTATTTTGCGACCCGCCGGCATAAGCCAGTCGCGTTCGATCCCGACAAACGATAG